From Methanooceanicella nereidis, a single genomic window includes:
- a CDS encoding S8 family serine peptidase — MYIKVKTAMGIAIIFAMLLSSIAVVAATPPMQKTSDVSSSGYSTYIVAFNGEPGQMSAMAEEKVTSLVNSYEGQVVYRYSVINGMAVTIPDDRVNELKALDNVKYVEKDQEVTVLLDKAVPQINAPDVWAAGYTGKGVKVCVIDTGIDASHPDLNGNKVVAWVDYVKGQTSPYDDHGHGTHCSSTIAGTGAASSGQYKGVAPEASLMGCKVLGKDGSGSNSNIIKGIDWAVKNGAQVISMSLGSSTHSQASDDAVNNAVKAGVTVVVAAGNSGPSKKTVACPGDCESALTVGASDRNDQIASFSSRGPTYDGRVKPDVTNMGVGLVAAKATGTSGGKPVNQYYTAMSGTSMATPMTAGTVALLLQAKPDMTPAQVKNALTKTAKPLGSGVPNTDYGYGRVQAKAAIEYILNGQLPPAPSPTPTPTPGPNPTATPTATPTPNPEPGSYAVSLMSMFARYDGHMGRIEQFKVAPGTTVDQNAILGNVGKSPDSYTITVDGIPSTWYKISKYSGETIEPSASTFMSVLLTPAADAKTGYYKFTVTAKSKTDPSVSDTESYTLSVVSPGGPAPTPTPNPTATPTPTPGPNPTATPVPTPTPAPGTSFSGTTSLNNEYYTYIVPTAEGTISAQIAWNSYDDLNMYLYDSNGKLVAKSESRYTRSESVNFNAPKGGYYLLKVSADRSYRSVEFTGTSNHNVYMAYVKSGSLQPGQAATMKISSDGIKNINARLIWAWSFYTPELILYDPSGKEVARGIKMIESFSTSCEQLNYKPAVAGTYTIKVDGTQSNSVLNYKLITPYQL; from the coding sequence ATGTACATAAAGGTAAAAACTGCGATGGGTATTGCGATAATATTCGCTATGCTGCTATCATCGATAGCTGTAGTGGCCGCAACCCCACCTATGCAAAAAACATCTGATGTCAGCTCATCAGGTTATTCTACTTATATCGTAGCTTTTAATGGCGAACCAGGTCAGATGTCCGCCATGGCAGAAGAGAAGGTAACCAGCCTGGTCAACTCTTATGAGGGTCAGGTCGTTTACCGCTATAGCGTTATAAACGGGATGGCAGTCACCATACCGGACGACAGGGTAAACGAGCTTAAAGCGTTAGACAATGTCAAATACGTTGAAAAAGACCAGGAAGTTACGGTATTGCTGGACAAGGCAGTGCCTCAGATCAATGCACCGGACGTCTGGGCAGCAGGATACACTGGTAAAGGCGTTAAAGTATGCGTGATCGACACGGGCATCGATGCCAGCCACCCTGACCTTAACGGTAATAAAGTAGTAGCATGGGTCGATTATGTGAAGGGCCAGACATCCCCGTACGATGACCACGGGCACGGCACTCACTGCTCAAGCACGATCGCAGGTACTGGAGCAGCATCCAGCGGACAGTATAAGGGTGTAGCTCCGGAAGCCAGCTTAATGGGATGTAAGGTACTTGGCAAAGATGGTTCGGGAAGCAATTCCAACATCATAAAAGGCATCGACTGGGCCGTAAAGAACGGCGCACAGGTCATATCGATGTCGCTCGGTTCATCGACTCACTCACAGGCGAGCGACGACGCTGTAAACAACGCCGTTAAGGCCGGAGTTACCGTAGTGGTCGCAGCAGGCAACAGCGGTCCGAGCAAGAAGACCGTAGCATGCCCCGGGGACTGTGAGAGCGCGTTGACAGTGGGCGCAAGCGACAGGAATGACCAGATCGCTTCGTTCAGCTCCAGAGGTCCCACATACGACGGGCGCGTAAAGCCTGACGTCACTAACATGGGCGTAGGGCTCGTAGCGGCAAAAGCGACCGGTACCAGCGGCGGAAAGCCAGTTAACCAGTATTATACCGCGATGAGCGGAACGTCTATGGCGACCCCGATGACCGCAGGGACTGTTGCATTACTATTACAGGCCAAGCCTGATATGACACCTGCACAGGTCAAGAATGCACTTACCAAGACCGCAAAGCCTCTTGGCAGCGGCGTGCCCAACACTGATTACGGGTACGGCAGGGTTCAGGCAAAGGCAGCTATTGAATACATATTGAACGGACAGTTACCTCCTGCACCGTCGCCGACCCCGACCCCGACGCCGGGTCCGAACCCGACGGCGACCCCGACAGCGACCCCGACACCTAACCCGGAGCCGGGATCCTATGCAGTAAGCCTGATGTCGATGTTCGCAAGATATGACGGGCACATGGGCAGGATAGAACAGTTCAAGGTAGCACCGGGAACGACTGTGGACCAGAACGCGATCCTTGGGAATGTGGGGAAGTCGCCAGACTCGTATACCATAACTGTAGACGGAATACCCTCTACCTGGTATAAGATCTCAAAGTATAGCGGCGAGACAATAGAGCCCAGCGCATCAACGTTCATGTCAGTATTACTGACGCCCGCAGCGGACGCAAAGACCGGATATTATAAATTCACGGTGACCGCAAAGTCAAAAACCGACCCGTCGGTCAGCGACACCGAATCATATACTCTGAGTGTCGTCTCACCGGGCGGCCCAGCACCGACACCGACCCCGAACCCGACCGCGACCCCGACCCCGACGCCGGGTCCGAACCCGACCGCGACTCCAGTGCCGACACCGACTCCTGCACCGGGCACTTCATTTTCAGGAACTACCAGCCTGAACAATGAATATTATACCTACATTGTCCCGACTGCAGAGGGTACCATCAGCGCACAGATAGCATGGAACTCCTACGATGACCTTAACATGTACCTGTATGACTCTAACGGTAAGCTTGTAGCTAAATCCGAGAGCAGGTACACTCGCAGCGAGTCCGTCAATTTCAATGCGCCTAAGGGAGGCTACTACCTTCTGAAGGTCAGCGCTGACAGGTCCTACAGGTCTGTAGAGTTCACAGGCACTTCAAACCACAACGTATACATGGCCTATGTGAAGTCCGGCTCGCTTCAGCCCGGACAGGCGGCGACGATGAAGATAAGCTCGGACGGCATAAAGAATATCAACGCCAGGCTGATATGGGCATGGTCTTTCTACACGCCGGAGCTTATATTATACGACCCCAGCGGCAAGGAAGTGGCCAGGGGAATAAAGATGATCGAGTCCTTCTCGACATCCTGTGAACAGTTAAACTATAAGCCGGCCGTAGCGGGTACATACACGATAAAGGTCGACGGTACACAATCCAATAGCGTATTGAACTACAAGCTGATAACTCCTTATCAGCTTTAA